One genomic segment of Polynucleobacter sp. MWH-UH2A includes these proteins:
- the uvrA gene encoding excinuclease ABC subunit UvrA — protein MNNEIKIRGARTHNLKNINLDIPREKLVVLTGLSGSGKSSLAFDTLYAEGQRRYVESLSAYARQFLQLMEKPDVDTIEGLSPAISIEQKATSHNPRSTVGTVTEIHDYLRLLFARAGTPHCPDHDLPLEAQSVSQMVDTVLAMPEDTKLMILAPVVSERKGEFVDFFQDLQAQGFVRFRVRSGGGTANAAKAEIFEVDQLPALKKNDKHSIEVVVDRIKVRPDIQQRLAESFETALRLADGKAMIVDMDTGKEMIFSSKFACPVCSYSLQELEPRLFSFNNPMGACPSCDGLGHQSFFDPKRIVAHPDLSLASGAIKGWDRRNQFYFKLLQTLAKHGGFDVEKPFESLTKKQQDLILLGSGDVTIPFEYINERGKNTIREHAFEGIVANFERRYRETDSVTVREELSRYQNIQTCPECSGSRLRKEARFVRVGEKKQSRAIYEISALPLKEAKEYFEALELKGAKKEIADKIIKEISARLRFLNDVGLDYLSLERSADTLSGGEAQRIRLASQIGSGLTGVMYVLDEPSIGLHQRDNDRLIGTLKHLRDLGNSVLVVEHDEDMIRASDWVIDIGPGAGVHGGEIVAQGTPTEVEADTKSLTGAYLAGREAIEVPEKRIPVNDRFLEIIGARGNNLQSVHAKIPVGLLTCVTGVSGSGKSTLINDTLHHAVAQHLYGSSAEPAAHDAIKGLEHFDKVISVDQSPIGRTPRSNPATYTGLFTPIRELFAGVPAARERGYEAGRFSFNVKGGRCDACEGDGVLKVEMHFLPDVYVPCDVCHGKRYNRETLDIRYKGKNIHEVLSMTIEQAHEFFEAVPVVKRKLKTLLDVGLGYVKLGQSATTLSGGEAQRVKLSLELSKRDTGRTLYILDEPTTGLHFHDIQLLLTVIQTLKKQGNTIVIIEHNLDVIKTADWIIDLGPKGGAGGGQIIATGTPEEVAKNEVSFTGHYLAPLLTRKTTTNKKKR, from the coding sequence ATGAATAACGAAATCAAGATCCGCGGTGCCCGCACCCACAACCTCAAAAACATCAATCTAGACATTCCTAGGGAGAAGCTGGTTGTATTAACCGGCTTGTCTGGCTCGGGAAAGAGCTCTCTTGCTTTTGACACGCTCTACGCAGAGGGTCAACGACGTTATGTAGAGTCATTATCGGCTTACGCCCGTCAATTTTTGCAATTAATGGAAAAACCGGACGTCGATACGATTGAAGGTCTCTCGCCAGCAATCTCCATTGAGCAAAAAGCAACTAGCCACAATCCGCGCTCGACTGTCGGCACCGTAACAGAAATTCATGATTACCTGCGCCTCTTATTTGCACGCGCTGGAACACCGCATTGTCCAGACCACGATCTTCCATTAGAGGCGCAAAGCGTATCTCAAATGGTGGACACAGTATTGGCAATGCCAGAAGACACCAAGCTCATGATTCTTGCTCCTGTAGTAAGTGAGCGTAAGGGTGAGTTTGTGGACTTCTTTCAAGATCTGCAAGCCCAGGGTTTTGTGCGCTTTCGCGTCCGCTCTGGCGGAGGTACTGCGAATGCTGCTAAGGCGGAAATATTCGAAGTAGATCAATTACCTGCTCTAAAGAAGAATGACAAACACTCTATTGAAGTTGTAGTAGATCGCATTAAAGTTCGACCAGATATTCAACAACGTCTTGCTGAATCGTTTGAGACTGCACTGCGTCTTGCCGATGGTAAAGCAATGATTGTTGATATGGACACTGGTAAAGAGATGATTTTCTCGAGCAAGTTTGCTTGTCCAGTTTGCTCATACTCCCTTCAAGAATTAGAGCCACGTCTTTTCTCTTTCAATAATCCAATGGGTGCATGCCCTTCATGCGATGGACTGGGTCATCAGTCTTTCTTTGATCCTAAACGCATTGTTGCGCATCCTGATTTATCACTAGCATCAGGTGCCATTAAGGGCTGGGATCGACGTAACCAGTTTTACTTCAAGCTACTACAAACTCTTGCTAAACATGGTGGCTTTGATGTTGAAAAACCTTTTGAATCACTTACCAAGAAACAGCAAGACTTGATCTTATTGGGGTCTGGTGATGTCACCATACCCTTTGAATACATCAATGAGCGCGGTAAAAACACCATCCGCGAACATGCTTTTGAAGGTATCGTTGCCAACTTCGAGCGTCGCTATCGTGAAACAGATTCAGTTACTGTCCGCGAAGAGCTCTCTCGTTATCAGAACATTCAAACCTGCCCTGAATGCAGCGGTAGTCGTTTACGAAAAGAAGCGCGCTTCGTACGAGTGGGCGAGAAAAAGCAATCGCGCGCTATTTATGAAATCAGCGCGTTGCCATTAAAAGAAGCGAAAGAATATTTCGAGGCTCTTGAACTCAAAGGGGCTAAAAAAGAGATTGCAGACAAGATCATTAAAGAAATTAGCGCCCGTCTACGCTTCTTAAACGACGTTGGACTCGACTATCTTTCTCTCGAACGTAGTGCCGATACCCTTTCAGGCGGTGAAGCACAGCGTATCCGCCTGGCAAGCCAAATTGGTTCCGGGTTAACGGGTGTGATGTATGTGCTTGATGAACCATCGATTGGACTGCATCAACGTGATAACGATCGATTGATTGGTACTCTCAAGCATTTACGCGACCTAGGTAACAGCGTTCTAGTCGTTGAACATGATGAAGATATGATCCGCGCATCAGACTGGGTCATTGATATTGGTCCAGGCGCTGGTGTTCATGGTGGTGAAATTGTTGCGCAAGGCACTCCTACAGAAGTAGAAGCTGACACCAAATCACTGACTGGCGCCTACCTTGCTGGACGCGAAGCAATAGAAGTTCCAGAAAAACGCATTCCCGTAAATGATCGTTTTCTAGAAATCATTGGCGCACGTGGAAATAATTTGCAATCCGTACACGCGAAGATTCCTGTAGGTCTATTGACCTGCGTAACAGGTGTCTCAGGTTCGGGTAAATCAACCCTGATCAATGACACCCTGCATCATGCTGTTGCACAACATTTATATGGCTCAAGTGCTGAGCCAGCTGCGCACGATGCCATCAAGGGCCTAGAGCACTTCGACAAAGTGATCAGCGTAGATCAATCACCAATTGGTCGTACGCCACGCTCCAATCCTGCTACTTATACCGGTCTTTTCACGCCCATTCGCGAGCTCTTTGCAGGTGTGCCTGCTGCGCGTGAACGTGGTTATGAAGCAGGTCGTTTCTCCTTTAACGTCAAAGGTGGTCGTTGTGATGCCTGTGAAGGCGATGGCGTTTTAAAAGTAGAGATGCACTTCTTGCCAGATGTTTATGTGCCTTGCGATGTTTGCCATGGCAAACGCTATAACCGCGAAACTCTAGACATCCGCTACAAAGGAAAAAATATTCATGAAGTGCTCTCAATGACGATTGAGCAAGCGCATGAATTCTTTGAAGCGGTTCCAGTTGTTAAACGAAAACTGAAGACATTGTTAGATGTTGGCTTAGGTTATGTAAAGCTTGGTCAAAGCGCCACAACCTTATCGGGGGGTGAGGCTCAGCGTGTAAAGCTTTCGCTGGAGCTTTCTAAGCGAGATACTGGTAGAACTCTTTATATCCTGGACGAACCGACAACTGGCTTACATTTCCACGATATTCAATTGTTGTTAACCGTCATTCAAACCCTCAAGAAACAAGGCAACACCATTGTCATCATTGAGCACAATTTGGATGTTATTAAAACCGCCGACTGGATTATTGATTTAGGGCCTAAAGGTGGCGCAGGTGGCGGACAAATCATCGCGACCGGCACCCCTGAAGAAGTTGCCAAGAATGAAGTGAGTTTCACAGGTCATTATTTGGCGCCCTTGTTAACTCGCAAAACGACTACTAACAAAAAGAAAAGGTAG